A stretch of Ursus arctos isolate Adak ecotype North America unplaced genomic scaffold, UrsArc2.0 scaffold_4, whole genome shotgun sequence DNA encodes these proteins:
- the LOC113256444 gene encoding LOW QUALITY PROTEIN: small ubiquitin-related modifier 2-like (The sequence of the model RefSeq protein was modified relative to this genomic sequence to represent the inferred CDS: substituted 2 bases at 2 genomic stop codons) → MANEEPKEGVKIGNKDHVNVKALGLDGSVVPFKIKRHMALSKLMRAYCEQXACQXALSTRQIRCQRDGQAINETDIPAQLEMEDEDTINVFQQQTEGVY, encoded by the coding sequence ATGGCAAATGAAGAGCCCAAGGAAGGAGTCAAGATTGGGAACAAGGATCATGTTAATGTGAAGGCGTTGGGTCTGGATGGTTCTGTGGTGCCATTTAAGATTAAGAGGCACATGGCACTTAGTAAACTAATGAGAGCCTATTGTGAACAATAGGCTTGTCAATGAGCTTTGTCAACGAGGCAAATCAGATGCCAAAGGGATGGGCAGGCAATCAATGAAACAGACATTCCTGCACAGTTGGAGATGGAGGATGAAGATACAATTAATGTGTTCCAGCAGCAAACAGAAGGTGTTTACTAA